GGTCCCCTCCTCAGATCTGGTGCCGCGGAACGAGGCTCTGCACCCGCCCGCGAAGTCAGCTGCGTCCCCATGTGCGCGCTTGCTATCCACTACCAACTATACGGCCTATTAGGGTATGATGAACATGCATAGTTGACATACCGCAAATACTCCCGGTGCATCATGTGCCGGGTAGTACAAGGAGGCCAGCCCGGTGTTACTTCAGCACTTGATAACCTTCTGCCGTGTTGTGGAGACGGGCGGATTCGCCCGGGCCGGGGCGCTGGTGGGCCTGAGCCAGCCGGCCGTGACCCGGCAGATCGCAGCGCTGGAAGCCGAGCTGGGCACGCCCCTGCTGGACCGGGCCAGCAGGCAGCTGCACGTGACGCCCGCCGGCGAGCTGGTCTACCAGCGCGCCCGCCGCATCGCGCAGGCGGTGTCAGCGCTGAAGGAGGAGGTGGCGGACCTGGCCCACCCCGACCGGGGCCGCGTGGCCATCGGCACCGTCACCACCGTCGGCCTCCGGCTCCTGCCCCCCATCCTCGCCGCCTACAAGGAGCGGTTCCCCCGGGTGCAGGTCCAGGTGAAGGCCGGGCGCACCCAGGAGACCATCAACCGCCTCCTGGAGGGCGAGATCGAGCTGGCCATCCTGCCCACCCCGGTCTCGCACCCGAGGCTGCGCACCATCCCGCTGATGGACGACCCCGTCGTGCTGGTCTGCTCCCCGGATCGGCGGGCGGAGCTGCCCGACCCGCTCCCCCTGGCGATGCTGGGCGAGATCGATCTCATCTCGTTCCAGGCCCCGTCCCGCTTCCGCACCTTCGTGGACGCGATGCTGGAGCAGCACGGGGTCTACCCCAACGTCACGATGGAGTTCGACTCCCACGAGGCCGTCACCCTGATGGTGGAGGCGGGCTTCGGCTGCGCGCTGGTGCCGGCGTCGGCGGTGGAGCGGGAACTGGCCCTGGGCAGCCTGGTCAGGGTAGAGGTGGAGGGCATGCCGCCTATGGCCCGGACCACCTGCCTCGCCCTGCGCCACCCCAACCTGGACTGGAACCCGGCCGCCGAGCACCTGTACCAGATGATCATCGCCCACTTTGGCAAAAAGGGGTAAACAGGAAGGATTTCGCCGCATTATGCCTAATTACTAGTACCTAGTCCTAAGTCGCACTTGCCTGAACGCGTTTGTGCTAATTACAGCTTACGTACTCCCGCCGGATAAGGTAGTGCTATACTAGATTCAGGTATAACCGGTTCGGGCCCATCACGAGCCCCTACGAGGAGGACCTGTGGCTATGCATCGACTGGGTAACATGCGGTTGATACTGCGCCTCGAGATCCAGAATACCGGGTCCATTTTCTCGTACATCGCCACTGCGATCGGCGCCACAGGTGGGGACATCCTGGCCGTGGACCTGATCCAGTCCCGTCGCGACGTCGTGATCCGCGACATCACGATCGGGGTGGAGAACAGGGCCCACGGCGACCGGGTCATCCAGGCGGTCACCGCCCTGCCCGGTGTGAAGCTGGTAAACGTCTCGGACCGCATCTTCCTGGCCCACCTCGGCGGCAAGATCGAGGTGACGCCGCGGGTGCAGGTGAAGACCCGCGACGACCTCTCGGTGGTCTACACGCCCGGCGTGGCGGACGTCTGCCGGGCCATCGCCGAGGATCCGAACAAGGCCTTTACGCTTACGATCAAGCGGAACACGGTGGCCGTGGTCACCGACGGCACCGCCGTGCTCGGCCTGGGCGACATCGGCCCGGCCGCGGCGATGCCGGTGATGGAGGGCAAGGCGATGCTGTTCAAGCAGTTCGCCGACGTGGACGCCTTCCCGATCTGCCTCGACACCAAGGATCCGGACGAGATCGTCCGCATCGTCAAGGCCCTCGCGCCGACCTTCGGCGGCATCAACCTCGAGGACATCTCCTCGCCGCGCTGTTTCGAGATCGAGCGGCGGCTGCAGGAGGAGCTGGACATCCCCGTCTTCCACGACGACCAGCACGGCACCGCCGTCGTGGTGCTGGCCGGCCTGATGAACGCCGCCCGGGTGGTGGGCAAGGAGCTCTCCGACCTGAAGGTCGTCGTCTGCGGCATCGGCGCCGCGGGCATCGCCATCACGAAGATGCTGATGCTGGCCGGCATCAAGAACATCATCGGCGTCGACCGGGAGGGCATCATCGAGCGGGGCAAGAAGTACCCGAGCAACCCGATGTGGCAGTGGTACGCCGAGAACACCAACCCCGAGAACCGGCACGGCGGCATGGCGGAGGCCATCGAGGGCGCCGACGCCTTCATCGGCGTCTCCGGCCCCGGTGCGCTGAAGATCGAACACGTGAAGAGGATGGCCAAGGACCCGATCGTCTTCGCCATGGCCAACCCCACGCCGGAGATCGACCCGGAGGAGGCCGAGCCGTACGTGGCGGTGATGGCCACCGGCCGGTCCGACTACCCGAACCAGGTCAACAACCTGCTCTGTTTCCCCGGCCTCTTCCGCGGCGCCCTGAACTGCCGTGCACGGCAGATCAACGACGCGATGAAGCTGGCCGCCGCCCGGGCCATCGCCGCGGTGGTCTCGGACGAGGAGCTGCACGCCGAGTACATCATCCCGTCGGTCTTCAACAAGCGGGTGGCCGAGATGGTCGCCCAGGCGGTGGAGGCGGCGGCGTACGAGAGCGGTGTCGCCCGGCGGGAGCGGCAGCCCCAGCCCACGCAGACCCGGGGCGGCGACGACTAGGCGAGGACGCCCTGTCCCTCACTGAGCACCGGCAGGAAGCCATCGAGGCCGAGGAGCAGCACTCCTCGGGTCCTCGATGGCTTTTGCTATGGAGGCTTGGCCCTGCTTGCGGGGAGAAGGGGGGGCCGCACGCTTGGCCGTTGAACTGCGCGGGAGCCGCGCCCCTCATTTGTGATAGAATAGTCTCGCTACTGCTTGCGCCGGGGATGAAGTGCCCCCCTGGCGGTTCCGTCCGGCGGTCGTCCGTGCTCGCCGTGCAACAGCAGCGGCGGGGGCTGCCCGGCGGGAGGCAGCCAGCGGGAGACATCCAGCGGGAGACAGCCAGCGGAAGGCTGCCAGCGGGAGACAGCCGGCGGGAGACAGCCAGCGGAAGGCAGCCAGCGGAAGACAGCCAGCGGAAGGCTGCCAGCGGGAGACATCCAGCGGGAGACAGCCGGCGGGAGACATCCAGCGGGAGGCAGCCAGCGGAAGACAGCCAGCGGAAGGCTGCCAGCGGGAGACAGCCAGCAGAAGGCTGCCAGAGGAAGGCTGCCAGCGGAAGACAGCCAGCGGGAGACAGCCAGCGGAAGGCTGCCAGCGGGAGACAGCCGGCAGAAGGCACTCGGCGGGAAGCAGCTGGCAGGAGGCAGCCGGCGGAGGCAGCTGGCTGGCGGCACCTTCCGGTCAGTGGGGGAGAGGTCATGTCAGGTATCAGGCGCACCGCGGCCCTTTGGATCCTGATCGTCACGGTTGGATGCACACGGCCGGCCAGTCCCGACCACCTGGCCGGGGACCTGCCGGGGGAGCCGAAGCCGTATGAACTTGAGGTCGCGCAGGTGAGCACCGGTGGTCGGGCCTCCGGCGAGCGGGCGAAGGACCCCGGACCCGCCGACGCCCAGGTGCTGAACTGGGTCGCGTTCGAGGGGGGAGCGGTCGGGGACCGTCCGTTCTCGGGCGGGCGTGTTCTGCTGTGGGAGTCAGAGCCCGGACGACTCACCGCACAGGCCTTTCTCGGCTCCGAGGCCGAGGGCTGGAAGGCGGCCGGCGTGGTGTCACACCTGGTCACGGGTGAGGAACGGCCGCTCTACGCCACCGCAACCTTGCTGAACGACGTGGTGGAGGACGAGCGCCGAGTCCCCTTGTGGACCTTCTACGGCAAGGCAAATGACGCACGCATCGAGTCCATCCGGATCGTGTTCCCGGGCTCGCCAATCATCCAGCGGGATGTGGGTGCGGGCGGCACCTGGCTGATCGTCTACCAGGGGATCATCGACTATGGCCCTCCCCATGAAGTGACCGTGGTCGCACTGGACGGGCGAGGGCAGGATGTGTTCCACCAGCAACTGAGCCTGCGATGAAGGGGGGCATCCCCGCAGCCCGCAACTCGTCCGCCCTCCGCTCCGTCTGACTAGACGGGAGGTGGTCACGGTGCGGCGGCGCTTCGGTCGCGTCATGTTGCTGGCCGTGGCCCTTGTCCTGCTGTGGGTGGAGGCGGCGTTCGCCTTCACTTATTTCGCGCCCGTGCCCCAGGGAACCGTGGGGTGGGCGCGTCCCCGCATCGTCCAGCGGTTCAACCTGGAGCCCGGCGACCGCATCGTCGCCGCCGAGATGTGGCTGGACGGGCGTCCCGTCACCCCCGCCTGGGACGACACGGGCCTGGTCTACTACGACCCCCCCGGTCCGCTGGAGCCGGGGGCCCACCACGTGCGCCTGACCGTCCGGGTGGTGCCGGGCCGGGAGGGCTACGTGTACGCGCCGGTGACCTCCGAGTTCACCATCACGGTGACCGCCGATGCCCCCGCCGTCCTTCCGCCTGCAGGCGCGGAGGGGGCGGCGGCCCTGGCTGCGGTGAACCGGTACCGCCTCACGGCCGGGGTCTCCCCGGTCGTCCTCGACGCGCGCCTCTCAGCGGCGGCCGCCCTCCAGGCCTCGTACCTGGTGGCCAACCCGGACCAGGTGACCGTCGACGCCCACCGGCAAACGCCGTCCACCCCGGGCTTCGTCGCCGAGAGCGCGGCAGGGCGCGCCCGCTACTACGCCTACGACGGCGGGACCGCCGAGGTGATCAACTTCAAGGAGCGGGCGGAGGAGGCGGTCGCGGGCTGGATCGACACCCTCTACCACCGCGTCCCGCTCCTCCATCCGGGCATGCGGGAGATGGGCTACGGGCTGGCCGGCGACGACGGGCTCACGGTGAACGTCGCCGTGCTGGGGCCGTACACGAGCGCGGACCAGACGGTGCGCTGGCCGGCGCCCGGGCAGACCGGCGTGCCGCCGCTCTGGGACGGGCTGGAGACGCCGGACCCGCTCGCCGGCACGGGCCTCTCGGGACCGGTCGGGTACCCGATCACCCTCACGTTCGGCGCCCGGCCCGAGCAGCTGCGCCTCACCCGCTGGAGCCTCACGGGGCCCGACGGCCCCGTGACCGTACTGCCCTACGACCCGGAGCGGGACCCCAACCTGGAGGATACCGTCGCGCTCATCCCGACGGCGCCCCTGCGCCCGGGGGCGCAGTACACGGTGGCCATGGCCGGCGAAGTGGACCTGGGCAGCGGCCGCCAGCCCTTTGACTACTCCTGGACCTTCCGCACGGCCGCCGAGGCCCATCCGGTGGTTTCACGGCGGGTGATCACGTACCAGGCCGACGGCAGCGTGGCGCACATCCGGCTGGAGGGGCACGCCTTCCCCGTCGGGGTTCAGGTCTACCTGGGCGGGCTGCCCGTTGCAGGGCTGGTGCGGGAGTCGGCGTCCAGCCTGCGCTTCCAGCTGCCCCAGGGGTACCCGGGCGGCCCGGCCGACCTGCTGCTCGTCACCCCCGGCGGCCACGAGGTGACCTGGCCGGAGTTCCTCACCGGCGCCGAACCGCTCTCGCCCTCCCCGGCCCAGGCCTTCCGCCAGGTTCCCCTGGTCGTGCGGGGGCAGCCTCAGGGCCAGCCGGCGCTGGTCCACGGCGGCGGGGCCGTGCTCGTGCCCGGGTCGGCGCTGCTGCGGTGGGGACTGGAGCCCGAACAGGTGACGGCCATCGGCCGGACGTGGTGGCGGCAGGACGTTCCGTCGGCCCTGGGCGAGTACACCCTGGGCCGGGTGATCGCCAGCGTCGGCGGCAGGCCCGTCCGTCTGGCGCTGCCGGTGCAGGAGCGGCTGGGGCAGATCTACGTCGATGCATCCTTCGCCGCGGCCCTGATCGGGGCCGAGCTCCGGCAGGTGGGCGGCCAGTACCACCTGGTGCGACCGGTGGGCGGCCAGTACGACGTGGACGGACACTGGGCTGAGGCCGTCATCGCCCGCCTGCTGGAGGACGGTGTCGTCTCGGGCTACGGCGACGGCACCTTCCGCCCCGACGCGACGCTCTCCCGGGCCGCCTTCGTGCGCATGCTCGTCTCGGCCCTGGGCCTCCAGGGGACGGGCGCACAGGGACAGGGGGCGGCGTTCGCCGACACCGCCGGCCACTGGGTGGCCACGGGGGGCTACCTGGGCGCGGCCGTGACGGCAGGGATCGTCCGGCCTGAGGACTACCCCGGCGGCCGCTTCGACCCGGACCGGGCGATCCTGCGGGAGGAGATCGCCGTGATGCTGGTGCGGGCGCTGGGCCTGGAGGAGCGTGCGCTGGCGACGCCGCTGCAGACGTCCGACGGCGTGGCGGTGATCGAGGGCCGCCGCTTCACCGACGCCGGCCAATGGCAGAGGCCCCGGCACGTGGCCGAGGCCATCCGATCGGGTCTGATTGCGGGGTACGCCGAGGCGGGGGGCGCCTATACCTTCCGTCCGGACCGGACCGCAACCCGGGCCGAGGCGGCGGCGATGCTGGTGCGGGCGCTGGGCGAAGGTGGTTAGCCGATGCGTCCCGCAGGCGGGCTCTAGCTGTTGCGTCCCGGGGGCGGCGGGGCCTGGCCGCTACGGCGTGCGGGTGGTGGGCTCTAGCCGATGCGTCCCGCGGGCGGCGCGCTCACGCCGGTGCGTCCCCGGGAGCGGCGTGCTCTGGCCGTTACGGCGTGCGGGTGGTGGGCTCTAGCCGAAGCGTCCCGCGGGCGGTGGGTACTAGCCGAAGCGTCCCGCGGGCGGTGGGCATTAGCCGTTGCAGCTTGCGGGCGGCCTCTAGCCTGTCCGTCCCGTGGTGGCGGGGCGAGGGCCGCGTAGGACCGCGGCCAGGGCGTCACGGATGGCGATGTTGGCCCGCTCGTTCCGCCGGATCGCCCGCTGGTCCTGCAGGCTGGGCACGACCTGTGCGGGGGCGAGGCTCCACTCGCCGCAGACGTCCGCCCCGATGACGCGGCAGTGGCGGCCCAGCAGGCTGATCCAGCGGAGCAGGTCGGCGAGCCGCAGATCGCCGTCACCCCAGTTGGTGGCGCCGTCCTCCGGCGCGAGGACGTCCTTGTCGACGGAGATGTAGATGTCCCCCGTGGGCAGCGTCTGCCGGGCCCACTCGGTGAACGGCTCGGGAGGGGTCGGGTCGGTCACCCGCACGAGGCGGGGGTGGGGGAGGTAGAGCTGGAGCTCGGGGTTCCGGCCGCCCACCCAGACGACCCGCCGGACCCAGGGCAGGTCCAGGGCGTGGCGGACCCAGTCGCCGCAGGTGACGACGCCGCGCTGCACCGGCGCCGAGTCGTGGTGGTGGTCGAAGAGCACGAGCGTCACCGGTTGGCGCAGGGTCCTCAGCCGGAGCAGGGTGACGTAGTGGTACTCGCCGGCGCCCCAGAAGCAGAGGGGGACGTCATGGTAGGGCTGGAGGGCCGCCGCGAGGGCCGACAGGGCCTCGGGCGTGGCGCAGGCCTTCTTCCCCTCCAGGTGCCGGAGGTCGATCCACGTGTGGGTGGCCGCCAGGAGGTTCGGCTGCCAGGTCAGGGTGTCGTCGAGGTTGAGCACCAGGAATGGCCTGTCCATTCGTGTTGTCACCTCGGTTTTCATTGTAGCAGACCCTGGCAACCGGAGCGGATGTGATTGCGCCCTGCACCGGTGCTGCGGCAGGGACAGATGGACGTGACGTAACCCAGCCGACGAGGCTGGGTTTCCTCTTGTGCCTTCGCCGCCCTGCCTTATGAGCCGTGGGCTCGCCGGCCCTCCCGGCCATCACCGACTTCGGCCGAAACTAGCTCCGCGTCCTCCGCCGAGTACCGCCGAATGGAGGGCCTGGCGGCGGCTTTCGGGTTCAACTCGCGCGGCTCGCTCGGCGCCGCCTTGTCGGATGACTGCCTCTCCGGCGACGACTTCTCCCGTGCATCGGGCATTCCCGATCACCGCATCGTCTGCTGCCTGTTGAGGTGCCTGCTGCAAGACGCGGCGCTGCGTCACGTGCGTTGACCCCGCACCGTCGCGAAATAGGGGGAACTTGGAACCCTATTTTTCACCGATTACAGGGAACCTGGCACCCTATCTCGAGCTGCCCATACCCCGGGGGAGTATTTCAAGCGGGTCTCCCCCCCGGTTTACCCGGGCCGCGGGTCCCCGCCCCCCAGCTTCATGGCTGCCGGCGGCCTCCTCACCGGAAATATGGGGAGAATTTCCCTGTATCTCGTGAAAAATGCAGTTCCCGTTTCCCCCTATCTTGGGCTGACGACTGGTACTCTCCTCGCCCACCCTCAGAACGGTGGCGGAGCGGCCCCGCGTAAGCCTCGCATAGCCTGAACCCGGCCGCCGAACGGCAGCAGAACGACCCGCCGGCACCACATCCCCCACGGCGCGGCGTGAGCGGTGGGCTTGTCCCACCGCTCACCGCCACTCACAGCGTCCAGTTCGTGGACTCCCGCACCACCAGCTGGCTCGGCAGGACTACCTGCCGGGGGCCCGTCACCCCGTGCTGGAGGCCGTCCAGCAGCAGCCGGGCTGCGGTGCTGCCCAGGTCGAAGACGGGGATGCGCACCGTGGAAAGCGGCGGGTCCAGGAGCGCCGTGAGGGGGTCGTCGTTGACGCCGATCAGCGCGACCTGCCGCGTCAGGCCCCGCTCCTTCAGCACCATCAGGGCCCCGACCGCCATGGCGTCGTCGGCGCAGAAGACGGCGGTCGGCGGTTGGGGAAGGGTCAGCAGCCTGACCATCGCCCGGTAGCCGCCGTCCTTGGTGAACTCGCCCTCCACCTCGTACTCCGACGGCAGGTCCAGCTTGTAGCGGGCCATGGCCTGGCGGAATCCCTGGCGGCGGTCCAGCGAGACGGTGAGCTCCTCGGGCCCGTTGATCAGGGCGATCCGCTGGTGCCCCCGGCCCACCAGGTGCTCCACCGCCATCTCGCCGACGGCCACGTTGTCGTTGTTGACCCAGCTCACCGGCTGTCCCTCGCCGGCCCGGCCGATCAGGACGAAGGGGTACTCGCCGGCCACCAGCTCCTCCAGCAGCGCATCGTGCACGCGGGAGGAGGTCAGGATCACACCGTCGACCCGCCGCTGCTTCAGCAGGCGGAGGCACGCGGCATGCTCCTCCTCGGGCGTGGTGGTCATGGTCAGGACGAGGTCGTAGCCGTGCCGGTGCAGTTCGGCGCCGATGCCCCGGAGGACCTCCGGGAAGAAGGGGTTGGCGAAGGCCTG
This genomic stretch from Symbiobacterium terraclitae harbors:
- a CDS encoding LysR family transcriptional regulator, encoding MLLQHLITFCRVVETGGFARAGALVGLSQPAVTRQIAALEAELGTPLLDRASRQLHVTPAGELVYQRARRIAQAVSALKEEVADLAHPDRGRVAIGTVTTVGLRLLPPILAAYKERFPRVQVQVKAGRTQETINRLLEGEIELAILPTPVSHPRLRTIPLMDDPVVLVCSPDRRAELPDPLPLAMLGEIDLISFQAPSRFRTFVDAMLEQHGVYPNVTMEFDSHEAVTLMVEAGFGCALVPASAVERELALGSLVRVEVEGMPPMARTTCLALRHPNLDWNPAAEHLYQMIIAHFGKKG
- a CDS encoding malic enzyme-like NAD(P)-binding protein, which produces MHRLGNMRLILRLEIQNTGSIFSYIATAIGATGGDILAVDLIQSRRDVVIRDITIGVENRAHGDRVIQAVTALPGVKLVNVSDRIFLAHLGGKIEVTPRVQVKTRDDLSVVYTPGVADVCRAIAEDPNKAFTLTIKRNTVAVVTDGTAVLGLGDIGPAAAMPVMEGKAMLFKQFADVDAFPICLDTKDPDEIVRIVKALAPTFGGINLEDISSPRCFEIERRLQEELDIPVFHDDQHGTAVVVLAGLMNAARVVGKELSDLKVVVCGIGAAGIAITKMLMLAGIKNIIGVDREGIIERGKKYPSNPMWQWYAENTNPENRHGGMAEAIEGADAFIGVSGPGALKIEHVKRMAKDPIVFAMANPTPEIDPEEAEPYVAVMATGRSDYPNQVNNLLCFPGLFRGALNCRARQINDAMKLAAARAIAAVVSDEELHAEYIIPSVFNKRVAEMVAQAVEAAAYESGVARRERQPQPTQTRGGDD
- a CDS encoding S-layer homology domain-containing protein, with translation MRRRFGRVMLLAVALVLLWVEAAFAFTYFAPVPQGTVGWARPRIVQRFNLEPGDRIVAAEMWLDGRPVTPAWDDTGLVYYDPPGPLEPGAHHVRLTVRVVPGREGYVYAPVTSEFTITVTADAPAVLPPAGAEGAAALAAVNRYRLTAGVSPVVLDARLSAAAALQASYLVANPDQVTVDAHRQTPSTPGFVAESAAGRARYYAYDGGTAEVINFKERAEEAVAGWIDTLYHRVPLLHPGMREMGYGLAGDDGLTVNVAVLGPYTSADQTVRWPAPGQTGVPPLWDGLETPDPLAGTGLSGPVGYPITLTFGARPEQLRLTRWSLTGPDGPVTVLPYDPERDPNLEDTVALIPTAPLRPGAQYTVAMAGEVDLGSGRQPFDYSWTFRTAAEAHPVVSRRVITYQADGSVAHIRLEGHAFPVGVQVYLGGLPVAGLVRESASSLRFQLPQGYPGGPADLLLVTPGGHEVTWPEFLTGAEPLSPSPAQAFRQVPLVVRGQPQGQPALVHGGGAVLVPGSALLRWGLEPEQVTAIGRTWWRQDVPSALGEYTLGRVIASVGGRPVRLALPVQERLGQIYVDASFAAALIGAELRQVGGQYHLVRPVGGQYDVDGHWAEAVIARLLEDGVVSGYGDGTFRPDATLSRAAFVRMLVSALGLQGTGAQGQGAAFADTAGHWVATGGYLGAAVTAGIVRPEDYPGGRFDPDRAILREEIAVMLVRALGLEERALATPLQTSDGVAVIEGRRFTDAGQWQRPRHVAEAIRSGLIAGYAEAGGAYTFRPDRTATRAEAAAMLVRALGEGG
- a CDS encoding LacI family DNA-binding transcriptional regulator; its protein translation is MANIKDVARLAGVSPSTVSRVVAGSSRISPETQARVREAMKVLNYYPNANARSLVRRATNAVGVIIARPAEQAFANPFFPEVLRGIGAELHRHGYDLVLTMTTTPEEEHAACLRLLKQRRVDGVILTSSRVHDALLEELVAGEYPFVLIGRAGEGQPVSWVNNDNVAVGEMAVEHLVGRGHQRIALINGPEELTVSLDRRQGFRQAMARYKLDLPSEYEVEGEFTKDGGYRAMVRLLTLPQPPTAVFCADDAMAVGALMVLKERGLTRQVALIGVNDDPLTALLDPPLSTVRIPVFDLGSTAARLLLDGLQHGVTGPRQVVLPSQLVVRESTNWTL